The Vicia villosa cultivar HV-30 ecotype Madison, WI linkage group LG1, Vvil1.0, whole genome shotgun sequence genome includes a region encoding these proteins:
- the LOC131619267 gene encoding cytochrome P450 94A2-like encodes MELETLISWLLFSATLLWFFLLATKTQSKSLKSPSSTTNTPIPKSYPIIGSIFSIASNFHRRVQWISDILQTTPSSTFILHRAFGSRQVFTANSLVVQHILKTNFPCYRKGLTLNRSVGDLLGNGIFNADGETWKFQRQISSHEFNAKSLRKFVKTVVDVELSDRLLPILSEAAKNQTILPDFQDILQRFTFDNICMIAFGFDPEYLLPSLPEAAFAKAFDDGTRICSLRFNAPVPLIWKVKKILNIGTERRLKEAVAEVRGLAARIVREKKKELLEKSALESVDLLSRFLSSGHSDEAFVIDIVVSFILAGRDTTSAALTWFFWLLSNHSHVENEILKEITAKSESVSYDEVKDMVYTHAALCESMRLYPPVPVDTKEAACDDVLPDGTIVKKGWRVAYHIYAMGRSEKIWGADWAEFRPERWLRRDEDGMWSFVGMDPYSYPVFQAGPRVCLGKEMAFLQMKRVVAGVMKEFKVVPAMEKGVVPEYTAHLTALMKGGFPVRIEKRSHTDQ; translated from the coding sequence ATGGAACTCGAAACATTGATTTCATGGTTGCTTTTTTCTGCAACTCTCCTTTGGTTCTTTCTCTTAGCCACAAAAACACAATCCAAATCCCTAAAATCACCTTCCTCTACCACCAACACCCCCATTCCCAAATCTTACCCCATCATCGGTTCCATCTTTTCTATTGCATCCAATTTCCACCGCCGCGTGCAATGGATCTCCGACATCCTTCAAACCACCCCTTCCTCAACCTTCATCCTCCACCGCGCCTTCGGCTCCCGCCAAGTCTTCACAGCAAACTCCTTGGTAGTCCAACATATTCTCAAAACTAACTTCCCTTGCTACCGTAAAGGTCTCACACTTAACCGTTCCGTAGGGGATTTACTCGGCAACGGAATCTTCAACGCCGACGGTGAAACCTGGAAGTTCCAACGACAAATATCCAGCCATGAATTCAACGCTAAATCTCTTCGGAAATTCGTTAAAACAGTAGTTGACGTAGAACTCTCCGATCGCCTCCTCCCAATTCTGTCCGAAGCTGCTAAAAATCAAACAATACTCCCTGATTTTCAAGATATCCTTCAGCGTTTTACATTTGATAACATCTGCATGATCGCGTTTGGATTCGATCCGGAGTATCTCCTCCCTTCTCTTCCCGAAGCTGCGTTTGCAAAAGCCTTCGACGATGGCACCCGAATCTGCAGCTTGAGGTTCAACGCGCCGGTTCCGTTGATATGGAAGGTGAAGAAAATTCTAAACATCGGAACTGAGCGCAGGTTGAAAGAAGCAGTAGCTGAAGTAAGAGGACTAGCTGCAAGAATTGTTCGGGAAAAGAAAAAAGAGCTTTTAGAAAAATCAGCTTTGGAATCAGTTGATCTTTTATCGCGATTTTTAAGTTCTGGTCATTCAGATGAAGCTTTTGTCATTGATATTGTAGTAAGCTTTATTCTTGCAGGGAGAGATACAACTTCTGCAGCACTCACATGGTTCTTTTGGTTACTCTCTAACCATAGTCATGTGGAGAATGAGATTCTCAAAGAGATTACCGCAAAATCGGAATCAGTTAGTTATGATGAAGTGAAGGATATGGTTTATACTCATGCGGCGCTATGCGAGAGTATGAGGCTGTATCCTCCTGTTCCGGTGGATACTAAAGAAGCGGCTTGCGACGATGTTTTACCGGACGGGACTATTGTGAAGAAAGGGTGGAGAGTGGCGTATCATATATATGCTATGGGAAGGTCTGAGAAAATATGGGGAGCTGATTGGGCTGAGTTTCGACCGGAGAGGTGGTTGCGTCGGGATGAGGATGGGATGTGGAGTTTTGTTGGGATGGATCCTTATAGTTATCCGGTATTTCAAGCTGGGCCAAGGGTGTGTTTAGGGAAAGAAATGGCGTTCTTGCAAATGAAGAGAGTGGTTGCCGGGGTTATGAAGGAGTTTAAGGTGGTTCCGGCGATGGAAAAAGGGGTTGTGCCGGAGTACACTGCACATCTTACGGCGTTAATGAAAGGTGGTTTTCCTGTGAGGATTGAAAAGCGTAGTCATACAGATCAATAA